From a single Myxocyprinus asiaticus isolate MX2 ecotype Aquarium Trade chromosome 33, UBuf_Myxa_2, whole genome shotgun sequence genomic region:
- the LOC127424564 gene encoding dual specificity protein phosphatase 26-like, which produces MSLRSKYSEWRGDSSRSAQREIDFTSPGLAVMEIERLLFTGKAINSPANEVWPNLYIGDMNIAENCAELRRCHFSHVLNCAHSSRRGSEIYEGMGITYLGIEAHDSPTFDMSANFNIGAQFIHTALKGGGKILVHCHVGVSRSATIVLAYLMLKHNMTLVEAINTVKEGRGIIPNRGFLRQLIDLHIKLYGCRN; this is translated from the exons ATGTCTCTCAGGTCGAAATATTCAGAGTGGCGAGGCGACAGCTCACGTTCAGCTCAAAGGGAGATCGATTTCACCTCTCCGGGTTTAGCGGTGATGGAAATTGAACGTCTTCTGTTCACTGGGAAAGCCATCAACAGTCCCGCAAATGAAGTCTGGCCCAATCTATACATTGGCGACAT GAATATAGCTGAAAATTGTGCAGAGCTGAGAAGGTGTCACTTCTCCCATGTCCTCAACTGTGCCCACAGCTCCAGACGTGGCAGCGAGATCTATGAGGGCATGGGCATCACATACTTGGGTATAGAGGCCCACGATTCACCCACGTTTGACATGAGTGCCAACTTTAACATTGGAGCACAGTTCATACATACAGCACTGAAAGGGGGAG GCAAAATCCTGGTGCACTGTCATGTTGGAGTGAGTCGATCagcaactatagttttggcatatCTGATGCTGAAACACAACATGACCCTGGTGGAGGCCATTAACACAGTAAAAGAGGGAAGAGGCATCATACCCAACCGAGGCTTCCTCAGACAACTTATTGACCTTCACATCAAGCTATACGGCTGCCGAAACTAG